Genomic window (Polaribacter batillariae):
TTGGTAAATAATTTACCTCTTTTTAAAAGTTTTAATAAAATGGGTAATTTCTCTTCTAGAAGCGATGCGTTGTATTGTTGGTTGGCAAATAATTCTATATAACTATTTGCCAAAATATAATCGCAGTAACAATTGTCGCTTATTTCTAAAAACCAGTGTTTGTCTATAAAAAGCAGGTTTATTTCAGAACAAGTAGAAAGGAGCGCTCTTAATTTCTGAATATTGGTTCCTCTTGTGTTTTTTGCACTTCTGGTATCCATTCCAGGCCATAAAATTTCTGTTAATTTTTTTGTTGTAATTCCAGTGCCATTTTTAACGCTTTCTAAAAAAACAATTAAGAAGAGTTGTTTTAATTTGGGTGATAGTTTTGGAGCTATATCTACATTTTCTTTGTTTACAACTTGTAAAGACCCAAAACAACAAAATTTTTCTTTATAAGTTTCAACTGGCAAAACAACGGGAGGTCGTATATTTTTTGTAGTTTTTAATGCAGATTTTCTTTTATTTCTCTTTAATAAATAAAAGGTAAAAAAACTTATCAATACTAAAATGCCCGCCCATAAATAATAACTTAAATTGTAATTCGTATTCTTTACACTTTTTTGTTTGTATAATAAAAAAATTTCTGAACTATTTAGTTCTCTTTCCCAAATATTAATAGGCCCTAAATAACCAATAAAAAACTCTTCCCATAAATTATTACCAATATATAAGTTGTGGTTAGATGTGGTATAGTTTGAAATAAGCGAAACAGTGTCTGTAATTTTACCATTAATATAAAAATACAACGCATTGTGTACTTCTGAATAAACAAGTGAAACATGGGTCCATTTATCAATAGGAATTGGTGAAGAAAAAGAGATGTAATCTTTAATGCCTGCCATTGTAAAAGTTAAATATCCTCTATGAACTTTTAATACAAAATGCTCTCCTTTTCCTAAAATACTATTTGCGACACCAAGTTCTGTGGGTTTTATCCAAGCAGTAATTGTAAAACTAGTTTTTAGGGCTCTTCTACTTTCTATACCAGCATCTATATAGGCTCTTTTATTAAAAAAACCAACTTTTCCAAGCACAGAATCATTTACAATTTCTACTTGTTTAGAAATTATATTATTGTTGTTTTTTCGAATGCGATTTAAAACTTTTTTTTCAAACTCAAAAGAGTCTGTCAATCCAAAAGTAAGGTCTAAAGGAAAACCGATAAACTCTTTTGAGTTTGCAATATTTTTTACATTTGCGTAAATAATGTCTGGCGAAAAATAATACCCAGCTTTGTATGGAATTAAAATTGGACTTTTACCGAAAAAGTGAAGTGGAAAACTAAAATATCCGTTTGCTTTTCTGTTTGGAAAATTTTTAAATAATACATTTTTAAGTAATTTTTCTTTTGTTTTTACAACGCCAAAAATTTTTTCTGTTGAATTTAAAAAAGAAACAAGTTTAGAGGTTTTTGCAACTGAATTTGAATCGGCATAAATAAAATTTGGAAGTTTACCAGACCTTTCCCAGACACGAAATACAATACTATCTGTAACTTTTTTATTATTAATAAAGTTAATGCTGCTAAGTTTTTCTAATTCTTTAAAAAGAGGTTTCTTATTATCTATTACATTTTTATTTTGCAAATTAAGAAATTCTATTTGAGAAGGATTTATTTGAAGAATTCTAGGGTATTTTTCTAATAAATTACTTAAATCGCTATTGGTAATAAGGGTTAATTTTTTTTTACGTTTTAAGATGTATTTTATCAAAATTAAATCGCTTTGGCCAGCATATTCAATTGCAAAATCTTGTTTAGAGGCCAATAATGTATCTATAGAAGCTTTGTTTATGTCTTTAACTTTAAATAATAGTTGAGACTGCAATCTAAAAAATTGTTTTTCTTCTTTTGAAAGTGTTTTATAAGATTGCGCATAACTACTTGTAAATGTAAGCAGTATAAAAAATATTTGTAAACCTATTTTTTTCAAAAAGAATGCATTGAGCTCGTTTAAACAAATATACAGAAACTTTTCTAAGGAACTTTTTGGTTCGAAAAAATTAAACACTTCTCGTTTTTCCATTTTCCTTTTAAACTTTCTTTCGGGATTATTTTTCCGTCACAGGTTAAAAAATTTCCATTTTTATCTTTTTTGATGATTTTCATTTTTCCTTGATGAATTGCGTTTACAATTCTAAAAATCAGTCCTTTTTTTGAAACTTTGCTATTTTTGGTAATTAATTTTAAGCCTTCTTCGTTATTATACAAATCCATTTTCGATGAAATCTCGTCAGGTACCACTCCATCTTCTAATTTCATTTTTTTATAGGTAATGTAATTGTCTCTTTCGTGTGCTTTTCCTAAAGATCTTGCCGAAGATTTTCCTAATTCTTGTCGCAAACGCGCCATCCAGTAGGCGTGCCTAAAAGCATCTACTTGTCCGCCAGCAGGATCTCCATCTAACAAATTTGTTTTTCGAATAGAATCTGCAACTCTGTTAGTTTCCATAGAAATTCTTAACGATTTTTTTGCTTTAAAAGGATGAAATAAAACCCATGTTTTTATGGGACCAGATAATTTAAAAAAACTTTTAAGATCAGATTGTGCATTTGTAGCAATTACAAATGCGAAGAATATTATTGGAAGCCGTTTTTTCATTTATCAAAGTATTTTTATTTTTATTTCCATTTTGCAATTAATGCAACCAATCCTTTCTGGATTCCTTCATAATAATTTCCAGTTTTAAATTCTGGAATAATTATTTGGTCGATAATTGTTTTGCAGATTTTATCTGTCAGTATTTTTTCAGTTCCATTTCCAGTTGAAATTCTTATTCTTCTAAGTTTTTTACTAAAAACTATGGTTAGTCCATTATCTTTATTTTTTTGTCCTACTCCCCAGTAATTAGATAAATCGATCGCATATTTATCAAAATCTTTATATTTTCCAGTGGAACTAATCGAAACAATTGCAATTTGATTTGTCGTTTTTCTTTCGTAATCTCGAATTATTTTTGTTAAATTTTCTATTTCATCAACCTTAAAAATAAACTCAAAATCATTTACTTCTTTTCTCTTTTCTGGAAAATCATTTTTTCCAAAAGCATAAGGTCTAATAATATCTTTTGGAAAATTGGAACTTGGTTTTTGTTCACTTTTAGCTGTCTTACAGTTTGACAAATTAAAAGCCAAAAAAAACAAAATAAACAGTTTTGCTAAAGTTTTCATTTTTAAGCTTCTCTTAAAATTTTCTCCATTTTTCTGCCTTTTGCCAACTCATCAATTAATTTATCTAAATAACGAGTCTTTTGGGTTAGTAGATTGTCTATTTCTTCTATTCTATAACCACAAATAACCCCTTTTATTAAATGAGCATTTGGGTTTAAATTGGCTCTCTCGAAAAATGTTTTAAAAGTAACTTTTTCATCGATAAGTTCTTGTATTTTTTTCTCATTAAAACCAGTTAACCACTCTATCACTTCGTACAATTCTTCTATTGTTCTTCCTTTCTTTTCTATTTTTGTTACATAGTGTGGCCAAACAGAAAAAAATTTCATTTCTGCAACTCTTTTGTTGTGTTCTGGTGTAGTTTTCATAATTACGGATTAATTGTTTTCAGCATATTTTTTAAAATTATTTAAAATTGCTTGCCAACCCGATTTTTGCATTTCAATTGGGTTTGTATTTTCTGCTTCAAATATTGTTTTTACTACTGTTTAATGGGGTTCTGCTGTAAAAAAAGCATCTACTTTTCTGCCATCTTCTAATGAATACGAAATTTGTTCGTATTCTATAACTTCATCATAAGTTCCTCTTAAATCGAAACTCATTTTTCCGTCTTTAGATGCCATCGTAAAAGAGAATTCACCTCCTTTTTTCAAATTATTTTCAGCATTTGGGCAATGCCAATCATCAGAAGCAAAATTCCAATTTGTAATGTGTTTTGGTTGTGTCCAAAATTCCCATACTTTTGGGGTCGATTTATCTACTTTGGCTTCTATTTTTACTTTTTTTGTTTCCATAACGTCTTCATTTCTATAAACCTCAAAGGGTTTGAATTTCTTTAGGAGGTAAATTCTAATTGCTATTTTATTTCAAATTCACTTTCTGCTTCACCAATTTTTACAGTATATTTTCCTTTTGGTAAATAAAAAACCCCGTTTTTACCTGCTTTTAAATTCGCTTTTTTATGTGCTTTTTCATACGTTCTTTTTCCTTTTTTAGAAAAAGAAACATCGAATTTTGCTTCGTTATAACCTCTATCTGCATCCACAGAAACCGAGTTTACTTTTGTTTCGCCATTAAAAACATCAATCGTTACTTTTTTGGCTGAATTTGAGTAAAATGGAATTGTAATTTCGGGTAAATAAGCAGCTCTCCATTGGCTCCAAGAACGCCCCCAATTTTCACTTTTTCTGAGATTGTTAATCGCGAAAATATGGTTCGGTTTCCTTAAAATCCCTTCATTTATTAACTGTAAATTAGCAACATTGGTTTTGTATAAACTTCGGCCATGAGTTGCCACAACTAAGTCTTTTGCTGTTGGCTGGATGACCAAATCGTGTACAGCTACATTTGGTAAATTATGGCTAAATGCTTCCCACGAATTTCCTTGATTAAAAGAAATGTATAAGCCATTATCTGTTCCTACATACAAGATATTTTCATTTTCTGGGTCTTCTTTTATTACATTTACGGATGATGTAGGTATGTTACTACTGATGTTTTTCCACGTTTGTCCATAATCATTAGACATGTAAACATAGGGTGTAAAATCGTCGAATCTATAACCATTTAAAGTGGCATATACACGTTCTTTTTTATGTGTAGAAGCAATAACTCTAGAAACCCATAAATTTTGTGGTAAATTATTAGAAATTCGTGTCCAATTGCCTCCTCCGTTTTTGGTTACGTTTATATATCCGTCATCTGAACCTACATAAATTAAACCAAACTGAAACGGACTTTCTGAAATAGAGGTTAACGTTCCATAAGCAACATTTCCTTTTTTTCCTCCCGTGGTTAAATCGCCAGAAATGGTTTCCCAATCGTCTCCTTGGTTTAAAGACCTGTGCAATTTATTTCCTCCTAAATAGATAATATCTTGGTTGTGTTTCGATAAATGAATTGGAGTTTGCCAATTAAAACGATAAGGAGTTTCACCTAAAGTATGTTTTGGTTGAATGTATGTATTTTTACCTCTTTCTCTATTTATTCTGAAATAATTTCCAAACTGATAACCCGTATATACAATATTTGCATCTCTATTATCTACCTGAACCTGCATGCCATCTCCACCCATAATAGATTCATATGGATTTTGACCACTTTGTTGCCAACTTTTGTTAATTCTTGCATTATGGTCTGCTACCCAAACTCCATTGTCTTGCAAACCTCCATATACTTTGTAGTTTTTTTGATTGTCTGCAAAAACCGAATAAAACTGCCCAACTGCAGGATCGTTTAGTTTCATCCAATTTTCTCCATCGTCGTAAGAAAGGTTTAAACCACCATCATTTCCATTTAATAAATGACCCGATTTTTTTGGATTTACCCACAATGCTTGATGATCTGAATGTACATTTTCTCTACTAATAGAGGTGAACGTTTTTCCACCGTCTTTCGATTTTATAATTGGAACTCCTAACACATAAATTCCGTTTTCGTCTTGTAAATCTACCCTAATTTCACCAAAATAATATCCATAAGAACTATACACGCCGTCTAAATAATTATCGTGTGTTTTTTTCCATGATTTACCACCATTAGTCGTTTTAAAAACCTCTGCACCTACAACTTGTGTATCGAACATTACAGCGTTTGCATCTTCTAAATAACTTGCTAAATCTACAGGTTTTACAGTAC
Coding sequences:
- a CDS encoding DUF6973 domain-containing protein, giving the protein MKKRLPIIFFAFVIATNAQSDLKSFFKLSGPIKTWVLFHPFKAKKSLRISMETNRVADSIRKTNLLDGDPAGGQVDAFRHAYWMARLRQELGKSSARSLGKAHERDNYITYKKMKLEDGVVPDEISSKMDLYNNEEGLKLITKNSKVSKKGLIFRIVNAIHQGKMKIIKKDKNGNFLTCDGKIIPKESLKGKWKNEKCLIFSNQKVP
- a CDS encoding LamG-like jellyroll fold domain-containing protein; protein product: MKKIGLQIFFILLTFTSSYAQSYKTLSKEEKQFFRLQSQLLFKVKDINKASIDTLLASKQDFAIEYAGQSDLILIKYILKRKKKLTLITNSDLSNLLEKYPRILQINPSQIEFLNLQNKNVIDNKKPLFKELEKLSSINFINNKKVTDSIVFRVWERSGKLPNFIYADSNSVAKTSKLVSFLNSTEKIFGVVKTKEKLLKNVLFKNFPNRKANGYFSFPLHFFGKSPILIPYKAGYYFSPDIIYANVKNIANSKEFIGFPLDLTFGLTDSFEFEKKVLNRIRKNNNNIISKQVEIVNDSVLGKVGFFNKRAYIDAGIESRRALKTSFTITAWIKPTELGVANSILGKGEHFVLKVHRGYLTFTMAGIKDYISFSSPIPIDKWTHVSLVYSEVHNALYFYINGKITDTVSLISNYTTSNHNLYIGNNLWEEFFIGYLGPINIWERELNSSEIFLLYKQKSVKNTNYNLSYYLWAGILVLISFFTFYLLKRNKRKSALKTTKNIRPPVVLPVETYKEKFCCFGSLQVVNKENVDIAPKLSPKLKQLFLIVFLESVKNGTGITTKKLTEILWPGMDTRSAKNTRGTNIQKLRALLSTCSEINLLFIDKHWFLEISDNCYCDYILANSYIELFANQQYNASLLEEKLPILLKLLKRGKLFTNTSATWLDPYIEKFSYKITKECFHYVDSLSIEKHSDILLETIEIIHFYDDLNEKALQLKLKILIHQGKLSLAHLLYDNFSKLYKNIYKENYPITFEKSIS
- a CDS encoding DUF2200 domain-containing protein, with protein sequence MKTTPEHNKRVAEMKFFSVWPHYVTKIEKKGRTIEELYEVIEWLTGFNEKKIQELIDEKVTFKTFFERANLNPNAHLIKGVICGYRIEEIDNLLTQKTRYLDKLIDELAKGRKMEKILREA
- a CDS encoding SRPBCC domain-containing protein; this translates as METKKVKIEAKVDKSTPKVWEFWTQPKHITNWNFASDDWHCPNAENNLKKGGEFSFTMASKDGKMSFDLRGTYDEVIEYEQISYSLEDGRKVDAFFTAEPH
- a CDS encoding TPM domain-containing protein, translating into MKTLAKLFILFFLAFNLSNCKTAKSEQKPSSNFPKDIIRPYAFGKNDFPEKRKEVNDFEFIFKVDEIENLTKIIRDYERKTTNQIAIVSISSTGKYKDFDKYAIDLSNYWGVGQKNKDNGLTIVFSKKLRRIRISTGNGTEKILTDKICKTIIDQIIIPEFKTGNYYEGIQKGLVALIAKWK
- a CDS encoding VPS10 domain-containing protein gives rise to the protein MKSFFQLLLICFSATLFAQTPTNSTQIQQSLEQKSKMMNASLVKNIEFTNIGPTVMSGRVADVAVNPKKPTEFYVGYASGGLWHTNNNGTSFTPILDNSPTQNIGDIAVDWKSGTIWVGTGEKNSSRSSYAGIGMLKSTDKGKTWTNVGLTDSHHISRILINPNNADEVVVGVIGHLYSPNEERGIFKTTDGGKTWKKTLFINQNTGIIDVAVAPENFNIMYAASWERERKAWNFDGDGNHSAIYKSTNAGSSWTKIADNSGFPTGDGVGRIGLAVFNENTVYALHDSQFRRPKEKNKKSSDILTKEDFKTMSANDFLKLSDKKLNTYLKNNGFQEKYRAQNVKQMVRVGTVKPVDLASYLEDANAVMFDTQVVGAEVFKTTNGGKSWKKTHDNYLDGVYSSYGYYFGEIRVDLQDENGIYVLGVPIIKSKDGGKTFTSISRENVHSDHQALWVNPKKSGHLLNGNDGGLNLSYDDGENWMKLNDPAVGQFYSVFADNQKNYKVYGGLQDNGVWVADHNARINKSWQQSGQNPYESIMGGDGMQVQVDNRDANIVYTGYQFGNYFRINRERGKNTYIQPKHTLGETPYRFNWQTPIHLSKHNQDIIYLGGNKLHRSLNQGDDWETISGDLTTGGKKGNVAYGTLTSISESPFQFGLIYVGSDDGYINVTKNGGGNWTRISNNLPQNLWVSRVIASTHKKERVYATLNGYRFDDFTPYVYMSNDYGQTWKNISSNIPTSSVNVIKEDPENENILYVGTDNGLYISFNQGNSWEAFSHNLPNVAVHDLVIQPTAKDLVVATHGRSLYKTNVANLQLINEGILRKPNHIFAINNLRKSENWGRSWSQWRAAYLPEITIPFYSNSAKKVTIDVFNGETKVNSVSVDADRGYNEAKFDVSFSKKGKRTYEKAHKKANLKAGKNGVFYLPKGKYTVKIGEAESEFEIK